One region of Sulfuriroseicoccus oceanibius genomic DNA includes:
- a CDS encoding CNNM domain-containing protein — MGLLIFFILLALGVSFLCSVLEAVLLSVTPGFIEHEVSQGKPYAKKLAKMKADVDKPLSAILTYNTVAHTFGAAGAGAQWKVISGSTYEATFATALTVLILVASEIIPKTLGARFWRSLAKPATWLLGAMVWSLRVIGVIAALRGITRLLGGDSVHHGVSRAELAAMADLSSRSGHLEDQESQILRNLFRFRESKVRDIMTPRTVVYALPESMDVQHFLDEAVPTPFSRIPVFEKNSDDITGFVLKSDVMAARVLGHDDGKSLVDFKRPVTVVPSSASISRVFEVMMQKKAHFMLVVDEFGGLEGIVTMEDVVETLLGLEIVDEADASEDMQILARKLWQQRAKAMGLRIEPDAPADETKTQDAE, encoded by the coding sequence ATGGGATTACTGATTTTCTTTATCCTGCTGGCTCTCGGAGTGTCGTTCCTTTGTTCGGTGCTTGAGGCGGTGTTGTTGTCCGTGACGCCGGGCTTTATTGAGCACGAGGTGTCGCAGGGCAAGCCTTACGCCAAGAAGTTGGCGAAGATGAAGGCGGATGTGGACAAGCCGTTGTCCGCGATTCTGACTTATAACACGGTGGCTCACACCTTTGGTGCTGCTGGCGCCGGTGCCCAGTGGAAGGTGATTTCCGGCAGCACGTACGAGGCGACATTCGCCACTGCGCTGACAGTGCTGATCCTGGTGGCCTCGGAAATCATTCCGAAGACGCTTGGTGCCCGCTTCTGGAGAAGCCTGGCCAAGCCGGCGACCTGGTTGCTTGGCGCGATGGTCTGGTCGCTCAGGGTGATTGGTGTGATTGCCGCATTGCGGGGTATCACGCGTCTGTTGGGTGGTGATTCGGTTCATCATGGAGTGAGCCGTGCGGAGTTGGCTGCGATGGCGGATTTGAGTTCGCGTTCGGGGCATCTTGAGGACCAGGAAAGCCAGATTTTGCGCAATTTGTTCCGTTTCCGTGAGTCGAAGGTGCGCGATATCATGACTCCTCGCACGGTGGTCTATGCGTTGCCGGAGTCGATGGACGTGCAGCATTTCCTCGACGAGGCGGTTCCGACGCCTTTCTCCCGCATCCCGGTTTTTGAGAAGAACAGCGACGATATCACCGGCTTTGTCTTGAAGAGCGATGTGATGGCGGCCCGCGTGCTAGGGCACGACGACGGCAAGTCATTGGTGGATTTCAAACGTCCGGTCACCGTGGTGCCAAGCAGTGCGAGTATTTCGCGCGTGTTTGAGGTGATGATGCAGAAGAAGGCGCACTTCATGCTGGTGGTTGACGAGTTTGGTGGCTTGGAAGGGATCGTGACCATGGAAGATGTGGTCGAGACCTTGCTCGGGCTGGAAATTGTCGATGAAGCGGATGCCTCCGAAGATATGCAGATTCTGGCGCGCAAGCTTTGGCAGCAACGCGCCAAGGCAATGGGCTTGAGGATTGAGCCGGATGCGCCTGCTGATGAGACCAAAACGCAGGACGCGGAGTAG
- a CDS encoding O-acetylhomoserine aminocarboxypropyltransferase/cysteine synthase family protein yields MKTETICLHGGHSPDSATNARAVPVYRTSSFTFDNTEHAANLFALKELGNIYTRLMNPTTDVLEKRVALLEGAHEMAGLGHASGTAAIFNSIINLAQAGDNIVSARNLYGGTYTQFNDILPALGIEVRLIDSTNPENFAAAIDSKTRALFCETVSNPALEVTDLDAVGDIAKAHGIPLIVDSTFSTPYLTKPLDHGADIVVHSLTKWFGGHGAGIGGIVVDSGRFNWAGGNHPLFDNPDTSYHGLRWGHDLPEPLLPLAYILRMRTVPLRNLGACIAPDNSWFLLQGIETLPLRMERHCENSLAVAKHLKDHPSVEWVRYPGLEDDPEYERNLKYLRGKGGSMVVFGIKGGAAAGSKFIDSLGLFSHLANVGDAKSLAIHPASTTHSQLNAEQQAAGGISPELVRLSVGIEHIDDILADIDQALAEATK; encoded by the coding sequence TTGCCTCCACGGCGGCCACTCGCCGGACAGCGCGACCAACGCACGCGCAGTGCCCGTCTACCGCACCAGCTCGTTCACATTCGACAACACCGAGCATGCTGCCAACCTTTTCGCTCTCAAGGAGCTGGGTAACATTTACACCCGTCTGATGAACCCAACCACCGACGTCCTCGAGAAGCGCGTCGCGTTGTTGGAAGGCGCTCACGAGATGGCTGGCCTCGGCCACGCATCCGGCACCGCTGCCATTTTCAACTCGATCATCAACCTCGCCCAGGCCGGAGATAACATCGTCTCAGCCCGCAACCTCTACGGCGGAACCTACACTCAGTTCAACGACATCCTGCCAGCACTCGGCATCGAAGTCCGCCTCATCGACTCGACAAACCCGGAAAACTTCGCCGCCGCGATCGATAGCAAAACCCGTGCATTGTTCTGCGAAACCGTGTCAAACCCGGCTCTCGAAGTCACCGACCTCGACGCGGTCGGCGATATCGCCAAGGCACACGGCATCCCGCTGATCGTTGACTCCACTTTCTCCACCCCATACCTCACCAAGCCACTCGACCACGGCGCGGACATCGTCGTCCACTCGCTGACCAAGTGGTTCGGCGGTCACGGCGCGGGCATCGGTGGCATCGTCGTTGATTCCGGCCGCTTCAACTGGGCGGGTGGCAACCACCCACTCTTCGACAACCCAGACACCTCGTACCACGGCCTGCGCTGGGGTCACGACCTTCCGGAGCCACTGCTCCCACTCGCCTACATCCTGCGCATGCGCACCGTGCCATTGCGTAACCTCGGTGCGTGCATTGCTCCGGATAACTCATGGTTCCTCCTTCAAGGGATCGAAACCCTGCCACTGCGCATGGAGCGCCACTGCGAAAACTCACTCGCAGTCGCCAAGCACCTCAAGGATCACCCAAGCGTGGAGTGGGTCCGCTACCCAGGTTTGGAAGACGACCCGGAATACGAGCGCAACCTCAAGTACCTCCGCGGCAAAGGCGGATCGATGGTTGTCTTCGGCATCAAAGGCGGTGCCGCAGCCGGATCGAAGTTCATCGATTCGCTCGGTCTCTTCTCACACCTCGCCAACGTCGGCGACGCCAAGAGCCTCGCCATCCACCCGGCATCGACCACCCACTCGCAGCTCAACGCCGAGCAGCAAGCCGCCGGTGGCATCTCGCCTGAGCTCGTCCGCCTCTCCGTCGGCATCGAGCACATCGACGACATCCTCGCCGATATCGACCAGGCCCTTGCGGAAGCGACCAAATAA
- a CDS encoding DUF6172 family protein → MKKTFPLTNPRHQPARVIERIKKDVRSYVKRERAKELPEGVDFWDFACKVGATADEAVAKHIEEVVKGIDEVAATGAEQVYIELLRKPGVRKKRD, encoded by the coding sequence ATGAAAAAGACATTTCCACTGACCAATCCACGGCACCAGCCGGCTCGCGTGATCGAGCGGATCAAGAAAGACGTGCGCAGCTATGTGAAGCGTGAGCGTGCGAAAGAACTGCCCGAGGGAGTCGATTTCTGGGATTTCGCCTGCAAGGTCGGCGCCACTGCTGATGAAGCGGTCGCCAAGCACATTGAGGAAGTGGTCAAAGGGATCGACGAAGTGGCCGCGACCGGGGCGGAGCAGGTTTACATCGAGCTGCTACGCAAGCCGGGTGTCCGCAAAAAGCGTGACTAA
- a CDS encoding glycosyltransferase family 4 protein, translating to MSERPHFAYVFQRFPSFTQTFCVREVLEQLRQGVRLALFSITDTRDEAIQHFPKELVDQVEFLPERDALVDQVKQWKREDKLPKEAVLTLRHWGDQPDKRRVYEAIYVGQRLQQLGVRHVHSHFAGLGARTCWWIRQFYGATFSFTAHANDIFCPEPGSVTLEQLMHDASRVVTVSDFTARYLENEFPQAAARVRRVYNGLDLAPIMNYQAAESVADGGPPLIFSVGRLIEKKGFADLIRACGILKKRGISFRCEIAGDGPLEDELNALRLSEGVEDEVRLVGPKSQDWIIPRLHQTAVFALPCVVEKDGGMDNLPTVIMEAMAASLPVVSTVLAGVPEMVIDGESGYLVDPHDYQKLAERIADVLADPKRGGEMGAAGCERAQALFAKEVTAVELRRSLVSGGLVGVEASWLFGRDGMLGAFCSQLALRGGRLFGQGCPKRQYKD from the coding sequence GTGTCCGAGCGCCCTCATTTCGCCTACGTGTTCCAGCGTTTCCCGTCGTTTACCCAGACCTTCTGCGTGCGCGAGGTTCTGGAGCAACTCCGCCAGGGAGTGCGGCTCGCGCTTTTTTCTATCACTGACACCCGCGACGAGGCGATCCAGCACTTTCCCAAGGAGTTGGTAGATCAGGTGGAATTTCTTCCGGAGCGTGATGCGTTGGTCGATCAGGTGAAGCAGTGGAAGCGCGAGGACAAGCTGCCTAAAGAAGCGGTGCTGACGCTGCGGCATTGGGGTGACCAGCCGGACAAGCGTCGGGTTTACGAGGCGATTTACGTGGGACAGCGCTTGCAGCAGCTGGGCGTGCGTCATGTGCACAGTCACTTTGCCGGGCTGGGTGCGCGCACCTGCTGGTGGATTCGGCAGTTCTACGGAGCGACATTCAGCTTCACCGCGCATGCGAATGATATCTTTTGTCCCGAGCCGGGGTCGGTGACCTTGGAGCAGTTGATGCACGATGCCTCGCGGGTGGTCACGGTGAGTGACTTCACGGCACGCTATCTGGAGAATGAGTTTCCGCAGGCGGCGGCTCGTGTCCGACGGGTTTACAATGGTCTCGATCTGGCACCGATTATGAACTACCAAGCGGCTGAGTCGGTGGCGGATGGTGGGCCTCCGTTGATTTTTTCGGTCGGTCGCTTGATTGAGAAGAAGGGGTTTGCGGATCTGATCCGAGCGTGCGGGATTCTCAAAAAGCGGGGGATCTCATTCCGATGTGAGATTGCGGGCGACGGTCCATTGGAGGATGAGCTCAATGCACTGCGGCTGAGCGAGGGCGTTGAAGACGAGGTGCGGTTGGTCGGGCCGAAGTCGCAGGATTGGATTATCCCGCGCTTGCATCAGACCGCGGTTTTTGCCCTGCCTTGCGTGGTTGAGAAAGATGGGGGCATGGACAACCTGCCGACCGTGATCATGGAGGCAATGGCGGCATCGTTGCCTGTGGTTTCCACGGTATTGGCCGGGGTTCCGGAGATGGTGATCGATGGCGAGAGCGGCTATTTGGTGGATCCTCATGACTACCAGAAGTTGGCGGAGCGTATCGCAGATGTGCTGGCAGATCCGAAGCGTGGTGGAGAAATGGGTGCGGCTGGATGTGAGCGTGCGCAGGCTTTGTTTGCGAAAGAAGTCACGGCAGTCGAGCTGCGGCGGTCGTTGGTGAGTGGTGGGTTGGTAGGTGTCGAGGCGTCGTGGCTTTTTGGTCGCGATGGCATGTTGGGTGCGTTTTGTTCGCAATTGGCTTTGCGGGGTGGGCGACTCTTTGGGCAAGGGTGTCCGAAGAGGCAGTACAAGGACTAG
- a CDS encoding threonine/serine ThrE exporter family protein, with product MSPPQEIDFEQKRRFIIQLGKALHRFGTPAFRLEAHLHNLSEALDIHGEFLVTPTSLTFVFFPDEDEMSEAIHIKRTNPGGINLGALAALDDIASAVSNGEMTIDQAERRLLERDVTRPRFTPLVVLLAFGVSSASFSLIMRNSWADVWVSLALGIFVYIISLWSTTSVRVQQILEPTVAFLAGLSATLLASVIPGLHVQIVTLSAIIWYIPGLALTLGLSELGERHLSSGTARVIDATMSLFKLYFGAHIGLTVGALIHAPPPAPDTTMLHTGFVWPGVALISLGLSVIFNTRPINLVPGMLGGVLGYAFTLIGGMLISEDLGVFTGALMLGVYSNLYSRWRNTPASIILIQGVVVLVPGSKTYLNLTSQILGDSVIANQTMGSETFLIFISIVAGLTFANVLAPPPRSL from the coding sequence ATGAGCCCACCACAAGAGATCGACTTCGAACAGAAGCGCCGCTTCATCATCCAGCTGGGCAAAGCATTGCACCGGTTCGGAACCCCAGCGTTCCGACTCGAAGCTCACCTCCACAACCTCTCGGAAGCTCTGGACATCCACGGCGAATTCCTCGTTACCCCGACGTCTCTCACCTTCGTTTTTTTCCCCGATGAAGACGAAATGTCCGAGGCCATCCACATCAAGCGCACCAACCCGGGCGGCATCAACCTCGGCGCTCTGGCCGCCCTCGACGACATCGCCTCCGCAGTCTCCAATGGTGAAATGACGATCGACCAGGCGGAACGCCGCCTGCTCGAACGCGACGTCACCCGCCCGCGCTTCACCCCGCTGGTCGTTCTGCTTGCCTTCGGTGTCAGTTCGGCCTCGTTCTCGCTCATCATGCGCAACAGCTGGGCCGATGTCTGGGTCTCTCTGGCTCTCGGCATTTTCGTTTACATCATCAGCCTGTGGTCCACCACGTCGGTGAGGGTTCAACAAATCCTCGAACCGACCGTTGCCTTTCTTGCCGGCCTCAGCGCCACCTTGCTGGCATCCGTCATCCCGGGGCTCCACGTTCAGATTGTCACGCTATCGGCCATCATCTGGTACATCCCCGGCCTGGCGCTCACGCTCGGCCTTTCCGAACTCGGCGAGCGCCACCTTTCCTCAGGCACCGCGCGTGTCATTGATGCCACCATGAGTTTGTTCAAACTCTACTTTGGTGCCCACATTGGTCTGACGGTTGGGGCACTCATCCACGCACCACCGCCAGCGCCTGATACCACCATGCTGCACACCGGCTTCGTCTGGCCGGGAGTCGCGCTGATCAGCCTCGGTCTGTCCGTGATTTTCAACACGCGCCCAATCAACCTTGTCCCCGGCATGCTTGGCGGCGTGCTTGGCTACGCCTTCACCCTCATTGGGGGCATGCTGATCAGCGAGGACCTTGGCGTTTTCACCGGCGCATTGATGCTCGGCGTTTATTCGAACCTCTACTCGCGCTGGCGCAACACACCAGCCTCGATCATTCTGATCCAAGGGGTGGTCGTTCTCGTGCCCGGCAGTAAAACCTACCTCAACCTCACCAGTCAGATTCTCGGCGACTCGGTCATCGCCAACCAAACGATGGGATCGGAAACGTTCCTCATCTTCATCTCCATCGTCGCCGGCCTCACCTTCGCCAACGTCCTCGCCCCGCCACCGCGGAGCCTGTAA
- the argJ gene encoding bifunctional glutamate N-acetyltransferase/amino-acid acetyltransferase ArgJ — MATDRKSIRGGVTAPLGFRASAVGCGIKDASVERLDLALIISDEPVVAAATFTTNKVKAAPVRVSALHLRKSNVKAIIANSGNANACTGPQGIADARTMARVVARQLGILQREVLVCSTGMIGLPMPMARIEPKIPDLVQRLSPRLANGSDVAHAIMTSDTRPKEVAVEIEIDGKPVRIGACAKGAGMIDPNMATMLCFITTDAAIGKAELQRAVTDSVERSFNRITIDGDMSTNDTVTVFANGASGAKRITSGTKEAEKFTKALTHVMVKLAKMIVADGERVTKFVDVRVRGAATYHHARLIAEAVAKSSLCKCSWNGEDANWGRIMDAIGYSGARIREETIDIYFDGVAAARNGMAADTPVSKLRAVVKKHAFTINIDLHLGEANYNVYTSDLSPEYVDFNRSEYSMWKKAQIEGTENDE, encoded by the coding sequence ATGGCAACAGATCGAAAATCAATTCGCGGCGGTGTGACGGCTCCTCTAGGGTTCCGTGCTTCAGCCGTTGGCTGCGGGATCAAAGATGCATCCGTGGAGCGCTTGGACCTGGCATTGATTATCTCCGATGAACCAGTGGTCGCTGCGGCTACGTTCACGACCAATAAGGTGAAGGCCGCTCCAGTGCGGGTCTCCGCGTTGCACCTGCGGAAGTCTAATGTGAAGGCGATCATTGCTAACAGTGGCAATGCCAACGCGTGTACCGGTCCTCAAGGGATTGCGGATGCGCGGACGATGGCCCGTGTGGTAGCACGTCAGTTGGGGATTTTGCAGCGTGAGGTGCTGGTTTGCTCGACCGGGATGATTGGTTTGCCGATGCCGATGGCGCGGATCGAGCCGAAGATCCCGGATTTGGTGCAGCGTTTGTCGCCGCGGTTGGCCAATGGCTCGGATGTGGCGCATGCGATCATGACCAGTGACACCCGCCCGAAGGAAGTGGCGGTGGAAATTGAGATCGATGGCAAGCCGGTGCGGATTGGTGCGTGTGCCAAGGGTGCAGGCATGATCGACCCGAACATGGCGACCATGTTGTGCTTCATCACGACGGATGCGGCGATCGGCAAGGCCGAGCTTCAGCGTGCAGTGACCGATTCCGTCGAGCGTTCGTTCAACCGCATCACCATTGATGGCGACATGAGCACCAACGATACGGTTACCGTTTTTGCCAATGGGGCATCGGGAGCGAAGCGTATCACCAGCGGTACCAAGGAGGCTGAGAAATTTACCAAAGCGCTGACCCACGTGATGGTGAAGTTGGCGAAAATGATCGTCGCCGACGGTGAGCGGGTGACCAAGTTTGTCGATGTGCGGGTGCGCGGCGCCGCTACCTATCATCATGCACGTCTGATCGCCGAGGCGGTGGCGAAGTCGTCGCTTTGCAAGTGCTCGTGGAATGGCGAAGACGCCAACTGGGGGCGCATCATGGACGCGATCGGATATTCCGGTGCGCGCATTCGTGAGGAAACGATCGATATTTACTTCGATGGCGTAGCCGCTGCCCGCAACGGAATGGCTGCGGATACCCCGGTGAGCAAATTGCGCGCCGTGGTGAAGAAGCACGCGTTTACGATTAACATCGACCTCCACTTGGGCGAGGCGAACTACAATGTCTACACCTCGGACCTGTCGCCGGAATACGTGGACTTCAACCGCTCGGAGTATTCGATGTGGAAGAAGGCGCAGATCGAAGGCACTGAGAACGACGAGTGA
- a CDS encoding GNAT family N-acetyltransferase, translated as MIDMLVRLYDLPDCGELYESLQREGVIIRRARAFEKHQVASWAVEHFSPKWGSECEVALSREPVSCFIATRNKEIIGFVCYGATMKGFLGPMGVTEGARGLGLGKALLVRGLEAMYAEGYAYAVIGGVGPREFYEKAVGAIEIPGSDPGIYGDILPEK; from the coding sequence ATGATCGACATGCTTGTGCGCCTTTATGACTTGCCCGATTGTGGGGAACTATACGAATCGCTTCAGCGCGAGGGTGTGATCATCCGGCGGGCGCGTGCATTTGAAAAGCATCAAGTCGCTAGCTGGGCTGTGGAGCATTTCAGTCCGAAATGGGGTAGTGAATGCGAGGTGGCGCTGAGCCGTGAGCCGGTTTCTTGTTTTATCGCGACCAGGAACAAAGAGATCATTGGCTTTGTGTGTTATGGCGCGACGATGAAGGGATTTCTCGGGCCGATGGGCGTGACCGAGGGTGCGCGTGGCCTGGGGCTGGGCAAGGCATTGCTGGTTCGCGGGCTCGAGGCGATGTACGCGGAAGGGTATGCCTATGCGGTGATCGGCGGAGTCGGACCGCGTGAGTTTTACGAGAAGGCGGTCGGGGCGATCGAGATTCCGGGCAGTGATCCGGGGATCTACGGTGATATTCTGCCGGAGAAGTGA
- a CDS encoding HesB/IscA family protein has product MADASPMETTIPDYTGVKFKQGNEKLIVVLDAASAHLRGLLKKQGRADTGCLRIAVIGGGCSGLQYQMDLVDGPRDRDIIVPSNGVRVVIDPKSALFVSGSELDWSDDLQSGGFKVANPNAVVTCSCGESFAA; this is encoded by the coding sequence ATGGCAGACGCATCACCAATGGAAACGACCATTCCGGACTACACCGGGGTGAAGTTCAAACAAGGTAACGAGAAGCTCATTGTCGTGCTGGACGCGGCATCGGCGCATTTGAGGGGATTGTTGAAGAAGCAGGGGCGGGCCGACACGGGCTGCCTGCGTATTGCGGTGATCGGCGGCGGGTGCTCCGGGCTGCAATACCAGATGGACTTGGTGGATGGTCCACGCGACCGCGACATCATCGTGCCATCGAATGGCGTGCGGGTGGTGATCGACCCGAAGAGTGCGTTGTTTGTGTCGGGCTCGGAGCTCGATTGGAGCGACGACCTGCAGAGCGGTGGCTTCAAGGTGGCGAACCCAAATGCGGTGGTGACTTGCTCGTGTGGCGAGAGCTTCGCTGCGTAA
- a CDS encoding sigma-70 family RNA polymerase sigma factor: MSNFELDGGIKIYLREIGKTPLLTPAEEIELAARIKNGDERARQHMIQANLRLVVKIAQDYANYGLPLLDLISEGNIGLMKAVERFDPAKGGKLSTYAAWWIKQSIKRALANQSKTIRLPVHMVDKISKMRRVAMVLAEELGREPTDEELAEEIGIDRAKLAHLKSAALRPASLDAPISEDDTTEFGEIVGDENAQTPFELLSHKNMHGQLDGLLDFLDERELKIIEARFGLNGQKLRTLEEVGQEFGVTRERIRQLQNIALKKLRRALQKREDPGPRPLRKGGESDPDAEGEENDEETDVSVAKSFAQSPAMRKAQEQARALQVEAPPKKRGRGRPRKSETAAAGDAPKKPRKKAAKKATAKKTTKKKTAAKKNSK, from the coding sequence ATGTCGAATTTTGAACTAGATGGCGGGATCAAGATCTACCTTCGGGAGATCGGTAAGACGCCGCTACTCACCCCAGCCGAAGAGATTGAGTTGGCCGCTCGCATTAAAAATGGTGACGAGAGAGCCCGCCAACACATGATCCAGGCCAACCTGCGTCTGGTGGTGAAAATCGCTCAAGACTACGCCAACTACGGGCTCCCGTTGCTTGACCTGATCTCCGAAGGGAACATCGGTCTGATGAAGGCGGTCGAACGCTTCGATCCTGCCAAAGGTGGCAAGCTCAGTACTTATGCCGCGTGGTGGATCAAGCAGTCCATCAAGCGCGCCCTTGCCAACCAGAGCAAGACCATCCGCCTCCCGGTGCACATGGTCGATAAGATTTCCAAGATGCGCCGCGTGGCCATGGTGCTGGCCGAGGAACTCGGTCGCGAACCGACCGACGAAGAGTTGGCGGAAGAGATCGGGATTGATCGCGCCAAGCTGGCCCACCTCAAGTCGGCGGCGTTGCGTCCGGCGTCCCTTGATGCGCCGATTTCGGAAGATGATACCACTGAGTTCGGTGAGATCGTTGGCGACGAGAACGCGCAGACGCCATTTGAGTTGCTCAGCCACAAGAACATGCACGGCCAGCTCGATGGATTGCTCGATTTCCTCGACGAACGTGAGCTCAAGATTATCGAAGCGCGCTTCGGTCTGAATGGTCAGAAGCTGCGCACTCTGGAAGAGGTCGGCCAGGAGTTTGGCGTGACCCGTGAGCGTATCCGTCAGTTGCAGAACATCGCACTCAAGAAGCTGCGTCGCGCCCTGCAGAAGCGTGAGGATCCAGGTCCTCGTCCGTTGCGTAAAGGCGGTGAAAGTGATCCTGATGCAGAAGGCGAGGAGAACGATGAGGAAACCGATGTGTCGGTGGCCAAGTCGTTTGCCCAGAGCCCGGCGATGCGCAAGGCACAAGAGCAGGCCCGCGCGTTGCAGGTCGAGGCTCCGCCGAAGAAGCGTGGGCGTGGGCGTCCGCGCAAGTCGGAGACCGCTGCCGCTGGCGATGCCCCTAAGAAGCCGCGTAAGAAGGCTGCGAAAAAGGCAACCGCCAAGAAGACCACAAAGAAAAAGACCGCTGCCAAAAAGAACAGCAAGTAG
- the ald gene encoding alanine dehydrogenase: MIIGIPTEIKAQEHRVSMIPASVGELTRRGHRVLVQKGAGLGASYPDELYVAAGAEIVEDAPAVFRDAELIVKVKEPQPSEVAMLNEQHTLFTYLHLAADKQLTESLVATGCTAIAYETIEVNGRLPLLEPMSEIAGRMSSIVGAYQLAKHNGGRGTLLGGVPGVAPGRVVVIGGGTAGVNAARVATGIGADVSILEVDFDRMRFLDITMEGAKTVYSNEANLSELLTRVDLVIGAVLVPGAAAPKLITRDMLKIMQPGSVFVDIAVDQGGCAETTRPTTHDNPTYYEEDVLHYCVANMPGAYARTATQALNNTTQRWATLIADQGVKQACESRPELVGGINCAGGKLTCAPVAEAHGLTAVDARDLI, from the coding sequence ATGATCATTGGTATCCCTACAGAAATCAAAGCGCAGGAGCATCGTGTATCGATGATTCCCGCCTCGGTTGGCGAGTTGACTCGTCGTGGCCACCGCGTCCTCGTTCAGAAGGGCGCAGGCCTAGGCGCGAGCTACCCTGACGAGCTCTACGTGGCAGCTGGCGCTGAGATTGTCGAAGACGCACCTGCTGTGTTCCGCGACGCGGAGCTCATCGTCAAAGTCAAAGAGCCGCAGCCAAGCGAGGTTGCCATGCTCAACGAGCAGCACACCCTTTTCACCTACCTTCACCTGGCTGCGGACAAGCAGCTCACCGAGTCACTCGTCGCCACCGGTTGCACCGCGATTGCCTACGAGACTATCGAAGTCAATGGTCGCCTGCCATTGCTCGAGCCAATGAGTGAGATCGCCGGCCGTATGTCATCGATTGTCGGTGCCTACCAGCTTGCCAAACACAATGGTGGCCGCGGCACCTTGCTTGGCGGTGTTCCAGGCGTGGCTCCTGGCCGCGTGGTCGTCATCGGTGGTGGCACCGCGGGGGTCAATGCAGCCCGAGTCGCCACCGGTATCGGGGCGGATGTCAGCATCCTTGAAGTGGACTTCGACCGCATGCGCTTCCTCGACATCACCATGGAAGGCGCCAAGACCGTCTACTCCAACGAGGCCAACTTGTCGGAGCTTCTTACCCGCGTGGATCTCGTGATCGGTGCGGTGCTCGTGCCTGGTGCCGCTGCGCCAAAGCTGATCACCCGCGACATGCTCAAGATCATGCAGCCGGGCAGTGTGTTTGTGGATATCGCCGTGGACCAGGGCGGATGCGCGGAAACCACCCGCCCAACCACACACGACAACCCAACCTATTACGAGGAAGACGTCCTCCACTACTGCGTGGCCAACATGCCGGGCGCCTATGCCCGGACCGCCACCCAGGCTCTCAACAACACCACCCAGCGCTGGGCCACTCTGATCGCCGACCAAGGCGTGAAGCAAGCCTGCGAATCCCGCCCGGAACTCGTCGGCGGAATCAACTGCGCCGGTGGCAAACTGACCTGCGCTCCTGTGGCCGAAGCCCACGGACTCACCGCAGTCGACGCCCGTGACCTGATCTAG
- a CDS encoding VC0807 family protein, with translation MSQPSSAPPREHPLANILVNVLLPILALSYLGKDGDKFWHLGPAIGMAIAICLPLGYGLRDLVRTRKLNPFSVLGLASVLLTGGITLMVWNEDGTIHPKAAILFGIKEAVIPLILGLSFIVSMKMRTPLIRVFLLNDEIFDMKRVERAVESGGKTGEFRRLVWRATFGMAASFALATVLNFIVSYYFISQVDVTALDAREAYNDAVAAVTGWSFVIIGVPAFAMMMATLVYVVKAMEKITRLERDDFLMVGK, from the coding sequence ATGAGCCAGCCCTCATCCGCCCCACCCCGCGAGCACCCACTTGCCAATATCCTCGTCAACGTGCTGCTGCCAATTCTGGCCCTCAGCTACCTGGGTAAGGACGGCGACAAATTCTGGCACCTGGGACCTGCCATCGGCATGGCCATCGCCATCTGCCTCCCACTTGGCTACGGCTTGCGCGACCTGGTCCGCACCCGCAAGCTCAACCCATTCTCCGTGCTCGGACTCGCCAGCGTCCTGCTCACCGGCGGCATCACGCTGATGGTGTGGAACGAAGACGGCACCATCCACCCGAAAGCCGCCATTTTGTTCGGCATCAAGGAAGCCGTGATCCCACTCATCCTTGGACTCTCGTTCATCGTCTCGATGAAGATGCGCACCCCCCTGATCCGCGTGTTCTTACTCAATGACGAAATCTTCGACATGAAGCGGGTCGAGCGCGCGGTGGAAAGCGGCGGTAAGACCGGCGAGTTCCGTCGTCTCGTGTGGCGCGCCACATTCGGGATGGCCGCATCGTTCGCGCTCGCCACCGTGCTCAACTTCATCGTCTCCTACTACTTCATCAGCCAAGTCGACGTGACCGCTCTGGATGCCCGCGAGGCCTACAACGACGCCGTTGCCGCTGTCACCGGTTGGTCGTTCGTGATCATCGGCGTCCCTGCATTCGCCATGATGATGGCCACCCTCGTCTACGTGGTCAAAGCGATGGAAAAGATCACCCGCCTGGAGCGCGACGATTTCCTCATGGTGGGAAAATAA